A single window of Algiphilus sp. DNA harbors:
- the clpA gene encoding ATP-dependent Clp protease ATP-binding subunit ClpA, with protein MLSDELQKALDAAFVQARNEHHDMLTVEHLLLALLSDANVSEVLGATGANLEQLENALREYIAHNVQADGEAADRDVQPTLSFQRVLQRAIYHVQSAGRKQVSTLNVLVAIFSEKDTHAVFLLAQEGVSRLDVVNYLSHGISKVPGTESGEEGASAANSAQTRSSDEASALEQYATNLNERARKGSVDPLIGREHEVERVMQTLCRRRKNNPLLVGEAGVGKTAIAEGLAWLVTEGRVPQALRDSTIFSLDLGALIAGTKYRGDFEKRLKAVLAELGDIPGAVLFIDEIHTLIGAGAASGGVMDASNLLKPLLAAGELRCIGSTTYSEYRGIFEKDRALARRFQKVDVVEPTEEDTVRILEGLKSRFEAHHEVTFSHPALEAAVHLASRHITDRFLPDKAIDVIDEAAARLRLLPGSRKRKTVQVRDIEDTVARIARIPAKSVSTDDRERLERLERDLKLVIFGQDQAVETLASAIKMSRSGLANPDKPIGAFLLAGPTGVGKTEVTRQLSEILGIELLRYDMSEYMERHTVSRLIGAPPGYVGFDQGGLLTDAALKHPHAVVLLDEIEKAHPDVFNLLLQVMDHGTLTDNNGRKVDFRNIILVMTTNAGAEVQARRSIGFTEQDHASDAMEIIRKSFSPEFRNRLDAIVSFDSLPAEAVARVVDKFIMQLEAQLGAKKVQLEVDEDARAWLAEHGFDATMGARPMARVIQEHIKRPLAEELLFGRLADGGVVRVGVEGDELSLDVQAREAAPA; from the coding sequence ATGCTCTCCGATGAACTGCAGAAAGCCCTGGACGCCGCCTTTGTCCAGGCGCGCAATGAGCATCACGACATGCTCACCGTCGAGCACCTGTTGCTGGCGCTGCTCTCCGACGCCAACGTCAGCGAGGTGCTGGGCGCGACCGGGGCCAATCTCGAGCAGCTGGAGAACGCCCTGCGCGAGTACATTGCCCACAACGTCCAGGCCGACGGCGAGGCCGCCGACCGCGACGTCCAGCCGACGCTGTCCTTCCAGCGCGTGCTCCAGCGCGCCATCTACCACGTGCAGTCGGCGGGCCGGAAGCAGGTCTCGACCCTGAATGTACTGGTGGCGATCTTCTCGGAGAAGGACACCCACGCCGTGTTCCTGCTCGCCCAGGAAGGCGTCTCGCGCCTCGACGTGGTCAACTACCTGTCGCACGGCATCTCCAAGGTGCCGGGCACCGAATCCGGCGAGGAAGGGGCCTCCGCCGCCAACAGTGCGCAGACGCGCAGCAGCGACGAGGCCTCGGCGCTGGAGCAGTACGCCACCAATCTCAACGAGCGCGCCCGCAAGGGCTCGGTCGACCCGCTGATCGGCCGCGAGCACGAGGTCGAGCGCGTCATGCAGACGCTCTGCCGCCGCCGCAAGAACAACCCGCTGCTGGTGGGCGAGGCCGGTGTCGGCAAGACCGCCATCGCGGAGGGCCTGGCCTGGCTGGTGACCGAGGGTCGCGTGCCGCAGGCGCTGCGCGACAGCACCATCTTCAGCCTCGATCTGGGTGCCCTCATCGCCGGCACCAAGTATCGCGGCGACTTCGAGAAGCGGCTCAAGGCCGTGCTCGCCGAGCTCGGCGATATCCCCGGCGCGGTGCTGTTCATCGACGAGATCCACACCCTGATCGGCGCCGGTGCGGCCTCGGGCGGCGTGATGGATGCGTCCAACCTGCTCAAGCCGCTGCTGGCGGCTGGTGAGCTGCGCTGCATCGGCTCGACCACCTACAGTGAGTACCGCGGCATCTTCGAGAAGGACCGCGCGCTGGCGCGCCGCTTCCAGAAGGTGGACGTGGTCGAGCCCACCGAAGAGGACACCGTGCGCATTCTCGAGGGCCTCAAGAGCCGCTTCGAGGCACATCACGAGGTCACCTTCTCGCATCCGGCGCTGGAAGCCGCGGTGCATCTGGCCTCGCGCCACATCACCGACCGCTTCCTGCCGGACAAGGCCATCGACGTCATCGACGAGGCCGCGGCGCGACTGCGCCTGCTGCCCGGCTCGCGCAAGCGCAAGACGGTGCAGGTGCGCGACATCGAGGACACCGTGGCACGCATCGCCCGGATCCCCGCCAAGTCGGTCTCCACCGACGACCGCGAGCGGCTCGAGCGGCTCGAGCGCGACCTCAAGCTGGTCATCTTCGGCCAGGATCAGGCGGTCGAGACGCTGGCGTCGGCGATCAAGATGTCGCGTTCCGGTCTCGCCAACCCGGACAAGCCCATCGGCGCCTTCCTGCTCGCCGGTCCCACCGGTGTCGGCAAGACCGAGGTCACGCGCCAGCTGTCGGAAATCCTCGGCATCGAGCTGCTGCGCTACGACATGTCCGAGTACATGGAGCGCCACACCGTGTCGCGGCTGATCGGCGCGCCGCCCGGCTATGTCGGCTTCGACCAGGGCGGGCTGCTCACCGATGCCGCCCTCAAGCATCCGCACGCGGTCGTGCTGCTCGACGAGATCGAGAAGGCGCATCCGGACGTGTTCAATCTGCTGCTGCAGGTCATGGACCACGGCACGCTGACCGACAACAACGGCCGCAAGGTCGATTTCCGCAACATCATCCTGGTGATGACCACCAATGCCGGCGCCGAAGTCCAGGCTCGGCGCTCGATCGGCTTCACCGAGCAGGATCACGCCAGCGACGCCATGGAGATCATCCGCAAGTCGTTCTCGCCCGAGTTCCGCAACCGGCTGGATGCCATCGTGTCCTTCGACTCGCTGCCGGCCGAGGCGGTGGCGCGCGTGGTCGACAAGTTCATCATGCAGCTCGAAGCCCAGCTCGGGGCCAAGAAGGTGCAGCTCGAGGTGGACGAGGACGCCCGCGCCTGGCTGGCCGAGCACGGCTTCGACGCCACCATGGGCGCCCGCCCGATGGCGCGCGTCATCCAGGAACACATCAAGCGGCCGCTGGCCGAGGAGCTGCTCTTCGGGCGGCTGGCCGACGGTGGCGTCGTGCGCGTCGGTGTCGAGGGCGACGAACTGTCGCTGGATGTGCAGGCGCGCGAGGCGGCGCCGGCCTGA
- the infA gene encoding translation initiation factor IF-1 → MAKEDHIEMEGVVMDTLPNTTFRVKLENGHIVTAHISGKMRKHYIRILTGDKVKVELTPYDLTKGRITYRDK, encoded by the coding sequence ATGGCCAAAGAAGACCATATCGAGATGGAGGGTGTCGTGATGGACACGCTCCCCAACACCACCTTCCGCGTCAAGCTGGAGAACGGCCACATCGTGACCGCGCACATCTCCGGCAAGATGCGCAAGCACTACATCCGGATCCTCACCGGAGACAAGGTCAAGGTCGAACTCACGCCCTACGACCTGACCAAGGGCCGCATCACCTACCGGGACAAGTAG
- a CDS encoding arginyltransferase, with protein MLSGSDNISLLITQPHPCSYLADRTARNLVVDPRLRLDGMRYEQLLAQGFRRSGDAVYRPHCPQCQACTPVRIPVDAFRPDRAQRRCLRRNRDLRLVRTSTINAEILQLYERYLRARHDGEGMDPDDHFGFERFTACSWLPVEYWQFFEKGRLIACAVVDVLPEGYSAVYTVFDPAPEHAPRSLGIHAVLQQIMAAREEGRRHVWLGYWIPGCGKMEYKRRFRPQERPCGEGWKRVAE; from the coding sequence ATGCTGAGCGGCAGCGACAACATCAGCCTGCTCATCACGCAGCCGCACCCGTGCAGCTATCTCGCGGACCGTACCGCGCGCAATCTCGTGGTCGACCCGCGTCTGCGCCTCGACGGGATGCGCTACGAACAGCTGCTGGCACAGGGCTTCCGTCGCAGCGGCGATGCGGTCTATCGCCCGCACTGCCCACAGTGTCAGGCTTGCACGCCGGTCCGCATCCCGGTCGACGCCTTCCGCCCCGATCGCGCCCAGCGCCGCTGCCTGCGACGCAACCGGGATCTGCGTCTGGTGCGGACGAGCACCATCAACGCCGAGATCCTGCAGCTCTACGAGCGCTATCTGCGCGCGCGGCACGACGGGGAAGGCATGGACCCGGACGATCACTTCGGCTTCGAGCGCTTCACGGCGTGCAGCTGGCTGCCGGTCGAGTACTGGCAGTTCTTCGAGAAGGGCAGGCTCATCGCCTGCGCCGTGGTCGATGTGCTTCCGGAAGGCTACTCTGCAGTGTATACGGTGTTCGACCCCGCGCCCGAGCACGCGCCGCGCAGCCTCGGCATCCACGCCGTGCTGCAGCAGATCATGGCCGCGCGCGAGGAAGGTCGCCGCCATGTCTGGCTGGGCTACTGGATACCGGGATGCGGCAAGATGGAGTACAAGCGCCGCTTCCGCCCGCAGGAGCGTCCCTGCGGCGAAGGCTGGAAACGCGTTGCCGAATGA
- the aat gene encoding leucyl/phenylalanyl-tRNA--protein transferase, with protein MENPIRLHWLDPKDPAQPFPSPGRALRDPDGLLAIGGDLSTARLLRAYREGIFPWFNPDEPILWWSPDPRTVLPTGRMHVSRSLRRAVRRADYAIRFNTAPDAVMAACAAPREPGQGTWLGLQMRRAYRSLFDAGAMKTVEVWRAGTLVGGVYGVAIGRMFYGESMFSTVDNASKIALFWLCRFMAAQRMPLLDCQVGSDHLASLGAEGMPRAQFIEMVQRLVNEAPPDWTEPADAPAAAEHLPAC; from the coding sequence ATGGAAAATCCCATCCGCCTGCACTGGCTCGATCCCAAGGATCCGGCGCAGCCGTTCCCCTCTCCGGGGCGGGCACTGCGCGATCCGGACGGACTCCTGGCCATCGGCGGCGACCTCTCGACAGCGCGTCTGCTGCGCGCCTACCGCGAGGGGATATTCCCCTGGTTCAATCCCGACGAGCCCATCCTGTGGTGGAGCCCGGACCCGCGCACGGTACTGCCCACGGGCCGCATGCATGTCAGCCGCAGCCTGCGCCGCGCCGTCCGGCGTGCCGACTACGCCATCCGGTTCAACACCGCGCCCGACGCCGTCATGGCCGCCTGTGCCGCACCCCGCGAGCCCGGTCAGGGCACCTGGCTCGGCCTGCAGATGCGACGCGCCTACCGCAGCCTCTTCGACGCCGGCGCCATGAAGACCGTCGAGGTCTGGCGCGCCGGCACGTTGGTGGGTGGCGTGTACGGCGTCGCCATCGGGCGGATGTTCTACGGTGAATCGATGTTCTCGACCGTGGACAACGCCTCGAAGATCGCCCTGTTCTGGCTGTGCCGCTTCATGGCAGCGCAGCGGATGCCGCTGCTCGATTGCCAGGTGGGCTCCGACCACCTCGCCTCCCTGGGTGCCGAGGGAATGCCGCGTGCCCAGTTCATCGAGATGGTGCAGCGCCTCGTGAACGAAGCCCCCCCGGACTGGACGGAACCCGCGGATGCGCCGGCCGCGGCGGAGCATCTCCCCGCATGCTGA
- the dmpG gene encoding 4-hydroxy-2-oxovalerate aldolase: MNLEGRKVTVHDMSLRDGMHPKRHQITVQQMRDVARGLDAAGVPLIEVTHGDGLGGESVNYGFPAASDEEYLRAVVPELKNSKVSALLLPGIGTVDHLKMAADCGVTTIRVATHCTEADVSEQHIQLGREMGLDTVGFLMMAHMIPPEQLVEQALLMESYGANCLYVTDSAGYMLPDDVTARISLLREKAMPETEIGFHGHHNMSMGVANSIAAVAAGANRIDAACGGLGAGAGNTPTEVFVAVANRMGIDTGIDLFKVSDVAEDLIQPMLDFPVRIDRNALTLGYAGVYSSFLLFAQRAEAKYGIPAREILLELGRQKMVGGQEDMIEDTALTMARERERAAAAG; the protein is encoded by the coding sequence ATGAATCTAGAAGGCCGCAAGGTCACCGTCCACGACATGTCGCTGCGCGACGGCATGCACCCCAAGCGCCACCAGATCACCGTGCAGCAGATGCGCGACGTCGCGCGCGGCCTCGACGCCGCCGGCGTGCCGCTCATCGAGGTCACCCACGGTGACGGTCTCGGCGGCGAGTCGGTCAACTACGGATTTCCGGCCGCCTCGGACGAGGAGTACCTGCGCGCGGTCGTGCCGGAACTGAAGAACAGCAAGGTCTCGGCCCTGCTGCTGCCGGGCATCGGCACGGTGGACCATCTGAAGATGGCCGCCGACTGCGGCGTCACCACCATCCGCGTGGCCACCCACTGCACCGAGGCCGACGTCTCCGAGCAGCACATCCAGCTCGGCCGCGAGATGGGGCTCGACACCGTCGGCTTCCTGATGATGGCGCACATGATCCCGCCCGAGCAGCTGGTCGAGCAGGCGCTGCTCATGGAGTCCTACGGCGCCAACTGCCTCTACGTCACCGACTCCGCCGGCTACATGCTCCCCGACGACGTCACCGCGCGCATCAGCCTGCTGCGCGAGAAGGCGATGCCGGAAACCGAGATCGGCTTCCACGGCCATCACAACATGTCGATGGGCGTGGCCAACTCGATCGCGGCGGTAGCCGCGGGCGCCAACCGCATCGACGCCGCCTGCGGCGGTCTCGGCGCCGGCGCCGGCAACACGCCCACCGAAGTCTTCGTGGCGGTGGCCAACCGCATGGGCATCGATACCGGCATCGACCTGTTCAAGGTCTCCGACGTCGCCGAGGATCTCATCCAGCCGATGCTGGACTTCCCGGTGCGCATCGACCGCAACGCGCTCACGCTCGGCTACGCCGGCGTCTATTCGTCCTTCCTTCTGTTCGCGCAGCGCGCCGAGGCCAAGTACGGCATCCCGGCCCGCGAGATCCTGCTCGAGCTCGGCCGCCAGAAGATGGTGGGCGGTCAGGAGGACATGATCGAGGACACCGCACTGACCATGGCGCGCGAGCGCGAGCGGGCGGCGGCAGCGGGCTGA
- a CDS encoding acetaldehyde dehydrogenase (acetylating), whose product MSKIRCAIIGSGNIGTDLLYKLQRSELLEPAWMVGIDPDSEGLQRARDAGLKTTSEGVDGLVPHVEADDVRIAFDATSAYVHAENSRKLNERGVLMIDLTPAAIGPYCVPPVNLAEHADSRTMNLNMVTCGGQATIPMVAAVSRVQAVRYGEIVATVSSKSVGPGTRKNIDEFTRTTATGVERVGGAAKGKAIIVINPADPPIIMRDTIHCLTVDKPKHAEIEASVQAMIKEVQKYVPGYRLVNGPVIDDDDHRVTCYMEVEGLGDYLPKYAGNLDIMTAAAARTAEMFAERMQAGQFAPAAATA is encoded by the coding sequence ATGAGCAAGATCCGCTGCGCCATCATCGGCTCCGGCAACATCGGCACCGACCTGCTTTACAAGCTGCAACGCAGCGAGCTGCTGGAGCCGGCCTGGATGGTCGGCATAGACCCCGACAGCGAGGGCCTTCAGCGCGCGCGCGACGCCGGCCTCAAGACCACATCCGAAGGCGTCGACGGTCTGGTGCCGCACGTCGAGGCCGACGACGTGCGCATTGCCTTCGATGCCACCTCGGCCTATGTGCACGCGGAGAACTCGCGCAAGCTCAACGAGCGCGGCGTGCTGATGATCGACCTCACGCCGGCCGCCATCGGGCCGTACTGCGTCCCGCCGGTCAACCTCGCCGAGCACGCCGACTCGCGCACCATGAATCTCAACATGGTCACCTGTGGCGGCCAGGCCACCATCCCGATGGTGGCGGCGGTGTCGCGCGTGCAGGCGGTGCGCTACGGCGAGATCGTCGCCACCGTGTCGTCGAAATCGGTGGGCCCCGGCACACGCAAGAACATCGACGAGTTCACCCGCACCACCGCCACCGGCGTCGAGCGTGTCGGCGGTGCGGCGAAGGGCAAGGCCATCATCGTCATCAACCCGGCCGATCCGCCCATCATCATGCGCGACACCATCCACTGCCTGACCGTGGACAAGCCGAAGCACGCCGAGATCGAGGCCTCCGTGCAGGCCATGATCAAGGAGGTGCAGAAGTACGTGCCCGGCTACCGGCTGGTCAACGGCCCGGTGATCGACGACGACGACCACCGCGTGACCTGCTACATGGAGGTCGAGGGTCTGGGCGACTATCTGCCCAAGTACGCCGGCAATCTCGACATCATGACCGCGGCTGCGGCGCGCACCGCCGAGATGTTCGCGGAGCGGATGCAGGCCGGTCAGTTCGCGCCGGCGGCGGCGACCGCCTAG
- a CDS encoding fumarylacetoacetate hydrolase family protein, whose translation MSLSDMSCNGIGDDLFAALRERRTIEPPSAQHNGMEIDDAYRVSRHFLARRMAEGEKLVGKKIGVTSAAVQDMLGVHQPDFGFLTDVMQVPDGGTVSLAAHGLIQPRAEGEIAFVLRRDLQGPGVTEDDVLDATEYVCPCFEIVDSRITDWRIAIQDTIADNASCGVFLLGQARVDPRSLDLAAVAMRIDKNGSHAADGLGSAVQGHPATAVAWLANTLGEYGIPLLAGEIILSGSLAPLLPAHAGDRFHLQLEGIGEATVSFAD comes from the coding sequence ATGAGCCTGAGCGACATGAGCTGCAACGGCATCGGCGACGACCTGTTCGCGGCACTGCGCGAGCGGCGCACCATCGAGCCCCCCAGCGCGCAGCACAACGGCATGGAGATCGACGACGCCTATCGGGTCTCGCGTCATTTCCTGGCGCGCCGCATGGCCGAGGGCGAGAAACTGGTGGGCAAGAAGATCGGGGTCACCAGCGCCGCCGTACAGGACATGCTGGGCGTGCACCAGCCCGACTTCGGTTTCCTCACCGATGTCATGCAGGTGCCCGACGGCGGCACCGTCAGTCTCGCCGCGCACGGCCTCATCCAGCCGCGCGCCGAGGGCGAGATCGCCTTCGTGCTGCGTCGCGACCTCCAGGGCCCCGGCGTCACCGAGGACGATGTCCTCGATGCCACCGAGTACGTCTGTCCCTGCTTCGAGATCGTCGACTCGCGCATCACCGACTGGCGCATTGCCATCCAGGACACCATCGCGGACAACGCCTCCTGCGGTGTCTTCCTGCTGGGGCAGGCGCGCGTCGATCCGCGATCGCTCGATCTTGCGGCGGTGGCCATGCGCATCGACAAGAACGGCAGTCATGCCGCGGACGGTCTGGGGAGCGCCGTCCAGGGCCATCCGGCGACCGCGGTCGCCTGGCTGGCCAACACGCTGGGCGAGTACGGCATTCCGCTGCTCGCCGGCGAGATCATCCTCTCCGGATCGCTGGCGCCACTGCTGCCCGCGCACGCCGGCGACCGCTTCCACCTGCAACTCGAGGGCATTGGCGAAGCGACCGTTTCCTTCGCCGACTGA
- a CDS encoding alpha/beta hydrolase, whose amino-acid sequence MSATPIPEGQYLTTASGLRLHYQEQGSGGTTIVFLHGSGPGASGYSNFKLNYPELAAAGHRVVVPDLPGYGLSDKPEDQEYVNDFFVATVHELIEGLDLGRVVLLGNSLGGAIALGYALAHPERVQGLILMAPGGVEEREAYFEMEGIKRMMALFAEGPLDFDAMKKLLGFQLHDASQVSDQVVAERVAICADQPRTVLSTMRVPNMENRLGEITCPVLAFWGVNDQFNPPGGAQKIAAGCPNARVTLVNRCGHWVMVEHRDYFNRACIDFLAHEVAAA is encoded by the coding sequence ATGAGCGCCACGCCCATCCCCGAGGGCCAGTACCTGACCACCGCCAGCGGCCTGCGCCTGCACTATCAGGAGCAGGGCTCCGGCGGTACCACCATCGTGTTCCTGCACGGCAGCGGGCCGGGTGCCAGCGGCTACAGCAACTTCAAGCTGAACTATCCGGAACTGGCCGCGGCCGGACACCGCGTGGTGGTGCCGGACCTGCCGGGCTACGGACTATCCGACAAGCCCGAGGATCAGGAGTACGTCAACGACTTCTTCGTGGCGACCGTCCACGAGCTCATCGAGGGGCTCGACCTCGGACGCGTCGTGCTGCTCGGCAACTCGCTGGGCGGCGCCATCGCGCTGGGCTACGCCCTCGCCCACCCCGAGCGCGTGCAGGGCCTCATCCTGATGGCACCCGGCGGCGTCGAGGAGCGCGAGGCCTACTTCGAGATGGAGGGCATCAAGCGGATGATGGCGCTGTTCGCCGAGGGGCCGCTGGACTTCGACGCCATGAAGAAGCTGCTCGGCTTCCAGCTGCACGATGCCTCGCAGGTCAGCGACCAGGTCGTGGCCGAACGCGTGGCGATCTGCGCCGATCAGCCGCGCACGGTGCTGTCGACCATGCGGGTACCCAACATGGAGAACCGTCTGGGCGAGATCACCTGCCCGGTGCTCGCCTTCTGGGGCGTGAACGATCAGTTCAACCCGCCCGGCGGCGCGCAGAAGATCGCCGCCGGCTGCCCGAACGCGCGCGTTACGCTGGTCAACCGGTGCGGACACTGGGTGATGGTCGAGCACCGCGACTATTTCAACCGCGCCTGCATCGATTTCCTGGCCCACGAGGTGGCGGCGGCATGA
- a CDS encoding SDR family oxidoreductase codes for MAQQRVVLVTGGARGVGRGIAEAFLAAGDRVVVCARNAPEALPVHDDSRAEFIAADVRKSESVAAMMEEIGTRFGRLDVLVNNAGGSPFAEAAEASPRFHRAIVELNLLAPLELAQHANRLMQAQDGGGAIVFVGSISAVRPSPGTAAYGAAKAGIVSLTQSLAVEWGPRVRVVCVSPGLVETEQSHLHYGDAEGIRRVADTIPLRRLAQPREIGDACVWMSGPGAGYVSGSNMVIHGGGERPSFLAEANVNRE; via the coding sequence GTGGCACAACAGCGCGTGGTTCTGGTGACGGGCGGCGCCCGTGGCGTCGGGCGGGGCATTGCCGAGGCCTTTCTGGCGGCCGGGGACCGTGTCGTGGTGTGCGCCCGCAATGCACCCGAAGCGCTGCCCGTCCACGACGACAGCCGGGCCGAGTTCATTGCCGCCGACGTGCGCAAGAGCGAGTCCGTGGCGGCGATGATGGAGGAGATCGGCACGCGTTTCGGGCGTCTGGACGTGCTGGTGAACAATGCCGGCGGCTCGCCGTTCGCCGAAGCCGCCGAGGCCTCGCCGCGCTTCCACCGCGCCATCGTCGAGCTCAATCTGCTGGCCCCGCTCGAGCTGGCCCAGCACGCCAACCGCCTCATGCAGGCACAGGACGGCGGCGGCGCCATCGTCTTCGTGGGCAGTATCAGCGCGGTGCGTCCGTCGCCCGGTACGGCTGCCTACGGCGCGGCCAAGGCCGGCATCGTCAGCCTGACCCAGTCGCTGGCGGTCGAGTGGGGGCCCAGGGTGCGCGTCGTGTGCGTCAGCCCCGGCCTGGTCGAGACCGAGCAATCGCATCTGCACTACGGCGACGCCGAAGGCATCCGCCGCGTCGCCGATACCATCCCGCTGCGGCGGCTGGCGCAGCCGCGCGAGATCGGCGATGCATGCGTCTGGATGAGCGGTCCCGGGGCGGGCTACGTGTCGGGCAGCAATATGGTGATCCACGGTGGCGGGGAGCGTCCGTCCTTCCTGGCGGAGGCCAACGTCAACCGGGAGTAA
- a CDS encoding DUF3604 domain-containing protein, translating to MRLVSGGVLRGTFTALVVAMMGACGGDTTSGVGAGGAGDARDGPGQCLGFDALRNPYFGDLHVHTTYSLDANTQGTRLTPHDAYRYARGEPLGIQPYDADGNALRTSQLARPLDFAAVTDHAELFGEVDICTDPELAGYDSVECRYYRRNPQSAFTLFNLFAVGLPDLSRLPISDLPLITRLPLIGADGTVPRMPFCGLGGERCLEAAKTPWRDTQAAAEAFYDRSRDCAFTTFVGYEWTGAPLSNNLHRNVLFRSAAVPEQPPAYQEFPEPELLWAALDERCRDEDGCDFLTIPHNSNLSAGLMFETVDKDGNAYTAEVAAERRRNEPLAEIYQHKGSSECLNTAGAGMQDELCGFEILPYNNLTGDRFGGFNTGPPVPQDFLREALKEGLAQEAAIGENPFRYGFIASSDTHLATPGLVAEDGFPGHGGAGMPAIDTLPAGLTDLVEYSPGGLAVIWAEENTREALFAAMERREVYGTSGNRPVVRFFGGWDLPDNQCGSGDFAGIGYDRGVPMGAMLPGPPADAGAPAFAVAATRDPASGAEPLQRIQIVKGWIAGGEKHEAVYEVAGDPTNGAGVDLQTCETRGSGFAQLCSVWRDPDFDPQQRAFYYARVVENPSCRWSHRQCVAAGIDCADPDGVPDAYAGCCDASIPDTIQERAWTSPIWYRPEPS from the coding sequence ATGCGCCTTGTTTCCGGCGGTGTGTTGCGCGGTACCTTCACGGCGCTGGTCGTCGCGATGATGGGCGCGTGCGGTGGCGACACGACCTCCGGAGTGGGTGCGGGGGGTGCCGGCGATGCGCGCGACGGACCGGGGCAGTGTCTGGGCTTCGACGCACTGCGCAATCCCTACTTCGGCGACCTGCACGTTCACACCACTTATTCGCTCGACGCCAATACGCAGGGCACCCGCCTGACGCCGCACGATGCCTATCGCTACGCGCGCGGCGAGCCCCTCGGCATCCAGCCGTACGACGCCGACGGCAACGCGCTGCGCACCAGCCAGCTCGCGCGGCCCCTGGACTTCGCGGCGGTGACCGATCACGCAGAGCTCTTCGGCGAGGTCGACATCTGCACCGATCCCGAGCTGGCGGGCTACGACTCGGTGGAATGCCGCTACTACCGGCGCAATCCGCAGAGCGCCTTCACGCTGTTCAATCTCTTCGCGGTCGGTCTGCCGGATCTGTCGCGGCTGCCGATCAGCGATCTGCCGCTGATCACCCGGCTGCCGCTGATCGGTGCCGACGGCACGGTGCCGCGCATGCCGTTCTGCGGTCTCGGCGGCGAGCGCTGCCTGGAGGCCGCCAAGACGCCCTGGCGCGATACCCAGGCGGCCGCCGAGGCGTTCTACGACCGTTCCCGCGACTGCGCCTTCACCACCTTCGTGGGCTACGAGTGGACCGGCGCGCCGCTGTCCAACAACCTGCATCGCAATGTGCTGTTCCGCAGCGCGGCGGTGCCCGAGCAGCCCCCGGCCTACCAGGAATTCCCGGAGCCCGAGCTGCTCTGGGCGGCGCTCGACGAGCGCTGCCGCGACGAGGATGGCTGCGATTTCCTGACCATCCCGCACAACTCGAATCTCAGCGCCGGGCTGATGTTCGAGACCGTCGACAAGGACGGCAATGCCTACACGGCGGAGGTCGCCGCCGAGCGCCGTCGCAACGAGCCGCTGGCCGAGATCTACCAGCACAAGGGGTCCTCGGAATGCCTGAACACGGCCGGTGCCGGCATGCAGGACGAGCTCTGCGGCTTCGAGATCCTGCCCTACAACAACCTCACCGGCGACCGCTTCGGCGGCTTCAACACCGGCCCGCCGGTGCCGCAGGACTTCCTGCGCGAGGCGCTCAAGGAAGGGCTGGCGCAGGAAGCGGCCATCGGCGAGAACCCGTTCCGCTACGGCTTCATCGCCAGCAGCGACACCCATCTGGCGACACCGGGACTGGTCGCCGAGGACGGCTTCCCGGGCCACGGCGGCGCCGGCATGCCGGCCATCGACACCCTGCCCGCCGGCCTCACCGATCTGGTGGAGTACAGCCCCGGCGGGCTGGCAGTGATCTGGGCGGAAGAGAACACGCGCGAGGCGCTGTTCGCTGCCATGGAACGGCGCGAAGTCTACGGCACCAGCGGCAATCGCCCGGTGGTGCGCTTCTTCGGCGGATGGGATCTCCCGGACAATCAATGCGGTAGCGGCGACTTCGCAGGCATCGGCTACGATCGCGGCGTGCCCATGGGGGCGATGCTGCCGGGTCCACCGGCGGACGCCGGCGCCCCCGCGTTCGCGGTGGCAGCGACGCGCGATCCCGCATCCGGCGCCGAGCCGCTGCAGCGCATCCAGATCGTCAAGGGCTGGATCGCCGGCGGCGAGAAGCACGAGGCGGTCTACGAGGTCGCCGGCGATCCGACCAACGGCGCCGGCGTCGATCTGCAGACCTGCGAGACGCGCGGCAGCGGATTCGCGCAGCTGTGCAGCGTCTGGCGCGACCCGGATTTCGACCCGCAGCAGCGCGCGTTCTACTACGCCCGCGTGGTCGAGAATCCGAGCTGCCGCTGGTCGCACCGGCAGTGCGTGGCCGCCGGCATCGACTGCGCCGACCCGGACGGCGTGCCGGACGCGTACGCCGGATGCTGCGATGCGAGCATTCCGGACACCATCCAGGAGCGCGCCTGGACATCGCCCATCTGGTACCGGCCGGAGCCGTCCTGA